Proteins encoded within one genomic window of Pseudalkalibacillus sp. SCS-8:
- the cysK gene encoding cysteine synthase A yields the protein MRVGNSIVDLIGQTPVVKLNRLTGEEDADVYLKLEFMNPGSSVKDRIAFAMVEAAEKDGTLKEGDTIIEPTSGNTGIGLAMVAAAKGYRTILVMPDTMSLERRNLLRAYGAELILTPGPEGMKGAIAKAEELAAEKGYFMPQQFRNEANPAIHRDTTGKEIVEQMGDQLDAFVSGIGTGGTITGAGEVLKEHYPNIKLYAVEPKDSPVLSGGKPGPHKIQGIGAGFVPSILNTSLYDEVLTITADESFECARRAAREEGLLGGISSGAAISAALKVAKELGKGKKVLAIIPSNGERYLSTPLYQFEQE from the coding sequence ATGAGAGTGGGAAATTCAATTGTAGACCTGATTGGACAAACGCCAGTTGTAAAATTGAATCGGTTAACGGGTGAAGAGGACGCAGACGTTTATTTGAAGCTTGAATTCATGAACCCTGGGAGTAGTGTGAAAGACCGGATCGCCTTTGCGATGGTGGAAGCAGCGGAGAAAGACGGTACGTTGAAAGAAGGCGACACCATCATTGAACCGACAAGCGGAAATACCGGCATCGGGCTCGCAATGGTCGCTGCGGCTAAGGGATACCGTACAATTCTCGTCATGCCAGACACGATGAGTCTAGAACGTCGAAACCTACTTCGTGCTTATGGGGCGGAGCTCATTCTCACTCCTGGACCAGAAGGGATGAAAGGTGCGATAGCTAAAGCAGAAGAGCTTGCTGCTGAAAAAGGTTATTTCATGCCTCAACAATTCAGAAACGAAGCAAACCCTGCCATCCATCGAGATACGACAGGTAAAGAAATCGTTGAACAAATGGGTGATCAGCTTGATGCATTCGTTTCGGGAATCGGCACGGGTGGAACGATAACCGGAGCTGGTGAGGTTTTGAAGGAACACTATCCGAACATCAAGCTTTATGCAGTGGAGCCGAAGGATTCCCCGGTTTTATCAGGTGGAAAGCCAGGTCCACATAAGATCCAAGGAATCGGTGCAGGCTTTGTACCTTCCATATTGAATACATCCCTATATGATGAAGTACTTACCATCACTGCGGATGAGTCCTTTGAGTGTGCAAGAAGAGCGGCAAGAGAGGAAGGTCTTCTTGGAGGAATCTCATCAGGAGCTGCTATCTCAGCTGCACTGAAAGTCGCAAAAGAACTTGGTAAAGGGAAGAAAGTGCTCGCTATTATTCCAAGTAACGGTGAACGTTACTTAAGTACACCTCTTTACCAATTCGAACAGGAATGA
- a CDS encoding peptidyl-prolyl cis-trans isomerase: MRSKWLIGVSAFLLITNIGTLIYFTSNDKGDFLLSSHVAEVGEESISEREWVEVLKQRYGKEILTQMINKKVVAQLAEKHEIRVSEKELKREIDLYHRMVGAGADAYEHPDIDRMNDEELAKEIEHAILLEELITKDVVIKEEDLRKYYKENQHLYDLKPLYHISQIVVPTKDEAEQIMQELESGSSFSTLARERSIDEFSAPSGGAMGWIDVNSNYVDPAYFEELSDMGRGEWRGPIEIQQGYGIVYLHDTKEGTRYTYEEVKGQIKRQIAIQQLGSDFDPKQLWDEVDVSWEYGSN; the protein is encoded by the coding sequence ATGAGGTCAAAGTGGCTGATCGGTGTTAGTGCGTTTCTCTTGATTACCAACATCGGTACGCTCATCTATTTCACCTCGAATGACAAGGGCGACTTTCTCTTGTCCAGTCATGTGGCTGAGGTTGGAGAGGAATCAATTTCCGAACGAGAATGGGTCGAGGTTCTGAAACAACGTTACGGAAAAGAAATACTGACACAAATGATCAACAAAAAGGTTGTTGCTCAACTCGCTGAAAAGCACGAGATACGTGTTTCAGAGAAGGAATTGAAGCGGGAAATCGACCTTTACCATCGCATGGTCGGAGCAGGAGCTGATGCATACGAACATCCTGATATCGATCGGATGAATGATGAAGAGCTGGCAAAAGAAATCGAACATGCCATATTGCTTGAAGAATTGATTACAAAAGATGTCGTCATCAAAGAAGAGGATTTGCGTAAATATTATAAAGAGAATCAACACCTATATGATTTGAAACCACTCTATCACATATCACAAATCGTCGTCCCTACAAAGGATGAGGCAGAGCAAATCATGCAAGAACTAGAAAGTGGCTCGTCTTTCTCCACACTTGCTCGAGAGCGGTCTATCGACGAATTTTCAGCTCCTAGTGGGGGAGCAATGGGTTGGATAGACGTAAACAGTAATTATGTCGATCCTGCTTACTTTGAAGAACTCAGTGATATGGGTAGAGGAGAGTGGAGGGGGCCAATTGAGATCCAACAGGGTTATGGAATCGTTTATCTTCATGACACCAAAGAAGGTACCCGTTACACGTATGAAGAAGTGAAAGGTCAAATCAAAAGGCAAATTGCGATACAACAACTGGGCTCCGATTTCGATCCTAAACAACTCTGGGATGAAGTGGACGTTAGCTGGGAGTACGGGTCGAATTAA
- the ftsH gene encoding ATP-dependent zinc metalloprotease FtsH: MNRIFRNTIFYLLIFLVVVGIVSFFNGNNNDVKQLRYDQFIDQLEKGEVASLTMQPKNQVYVIQGKMKSYNDETTFTTNIPPTMSEDVLAQVKDADVEIKEAEGTSGWVTFFTSIIPFVIIFILFFFLLNQAQGGGSRVMNFGKSKAKLYSEEKKKVTFKDVAGADEEKQELVEVVEFLKDPRKFASLGARIPKGVLLVGPPGTGKTLLARAVAGEAGVPFFSISGSDFVEMFVGVGASRVRDLFENAKKNAPCIIFIDEIDAVGRQRGAGLGGGHDEREQTLNQLLVEMDGFSANEGIIIVAATNRPDILDPALLRPGRFDRQIPVGRPDVKGREAVLKVHARNKPLADEVDMKTIAMRTPGFSGADLENLLNEAALVAARQNKKKVDMEDIDEATDRVIAGPAKKSRVISDKEKNIVAYHEAGHTMIGLVLDNAEVVHKVTIVPRGQAGGYAVTLPKEDRYFMTKPELIDKITGLLGGRVAEEITFGESSTGASNDFQRATGIARRMVTEFGMSEKLGPMQFGQGQGGNVFLGRDIQNEQNYSDAIAHEIDLEVQKIIMEAYNRCKEILVQNQDKLNLIAETLKEVETLDSEQIKSLYEKGEMPEGYKAPKKNTSSDDDVKVNINKKEDSTNEDSSDSDSNNNE, encoded by the coding sequence ATGAATCGCATCTTTAGAAATACAATCTTTTACTTATTAATATTCCTTGTCGTTGTTGGGATTGTAAGTTTCTTCAATGGCAATAACAATGACGTTAAACAATTAAGATATGATCAATTCATAGATCAGCTAGAAAAAGGTGAAGTTGCGTCTCTCACGATGCAACCGAAGAACCAGGTCTATGTCATTCAAGGAAAAATGAAATCGTATAACGACGAGACAACCTTTACGACGAACATACCACCTACCATGAGTGAGGATGTTCTTGCACAGGTGAAGGATGCGGATGTCGAGATCAAGGAAGCAGAAGGAACGAGCGGATGGGTTACGTTCTTCACTTCCATCATTCCATTTGTCATCATATTCATTTTATTCTTCTTCTTACTTAACCAGGCTCAGGGTGGCGGAAGCCGAGTGATGAACTTCGGTAAGAGTAAAGCGAAGCTCTATAGTGAAGAGAAGAAGAAAGTGACATTTAAAGACGTTGCAGGTGCTGATGAAGAGAAACAAGAGCTCGTTGAGGTCGTTGAGTTCTTGAAAGACCCACGGAAGTTCGCATCGCTTGGTGCCCGTATTCCGAAGGGTGTCCTTCTTGTCGGACCTCCTGGTACAGGTAAAACGTTATTAGCAAGAGCGGTTGCTGGAGAAGCGGGTGTTCCGTTCTTCTCAATCAGTGGTTCAGACTTCGTTGAGATGTTTGTCGGTGTCGGTGCATCACGTGTTCGTGACTTGTTCGAGAATGCGAAGAAGAATGCGCCTTGTATCATCTTCATCGATGAGATTGATGCTGTCGGTCGTCAACGTGGTGCAGGACTTGGCGGTGGACACGATGAACGTGAGCAGACATTGAACCAATTGCTTGTTGAAATGGATGGTTTCAGTGCGAATGAAGGAATCATCATCGTCGCTGCGACAAACCGACCGGATATCCTAGATCCAGCCTTACTCCGTCCAGGACGTTTTGACCGTCAAATTCCAGTCGGACGCCCGGATGTAAAAGGCCGTGAAGCGGTGTTGAAGGTACACGCCCGAAACAAACCTCTCGCTGATGAGGTCGACATGAAGACGATTGCTATGAGAACACCTGGATTCTCTGGTGCAGACCTTGAAAACCTATTGAACGAAGCGGCCCTTGTAGCTGCTCGTCAGAACAAGAAAAAAGTAGACATGGAAGACATCGATGAAGCGACGGACCGTGTCATTGCTGGTCCAGCGAAGAAGAGCCGTGTCATTTCTGATAAGGAAAAGAATATCGTTGCTTACCACGAAGCAGGTCATACGATGATTGGACTTGTGCTCGATAACGCAGAAGTCGTTCACAAAGTGACCATTGTTCCACGTGGCCAAGCGGGTGGATATGCGGTAACACTTCCGAAAGAAGACCGTTACTTCATGACGAAGCCTGAACTGATTGATAAGATCACAGGATTGCTCGGTGGCCGGGTTGCCGAAGAGATCACATTCGGTGAATCCAGTACGGGTGCAAGTAACGACTTCCAGCGTGCGACTGGTATCGCCCGTCGTATGGTAACGGAATTCGGTATGAGTGAAAAGCTTGGACCAATGCAGTTCGGTCAAGGCCAGGGAGGAAATGTATTCCTTGGTAGAGATATTCAGAATGAACAAAACTACAGTGATGCGATTGCGCATGAAATCGATCTTGAAGTTCAGAAGATCATCATGGAAGCTTATAACCGCTGTAAAGAAATTCTTGTTCAAAATCAGGATAAACTCAACCTAATCGCTGAAACATTGAAGGAAGTCGAAACACTTGATAGTGAACAAATTAAATCACTATATGAAAAAGGTGAAATGCCAGAAGGGTATAAGGCACCTAAGAAGAACACTTCTTCTGATGATGACGTGAAAGTCAACATCAATAAGAAGGAAGACTCTACTAATGAGGATTCAAGCGATTCCGATTCGAACAATAATGAATAA
- the pabB gene encoding aminodeoxychorismate synthase, component I, whose translation MHQVKKYRTTKTIDLNQKDWFGNYRSYIKDHTHHVLLESGRGGRYHFIGASPRVVLIGKDREMKIEGDPRIERMEGDLLELLQDYLQSYEIVHETAMSADLPDFKGGAIGYISYDMARQIEKLPEQTEDDMDMPDLYFMIFEDFVVIDKEQDKLTFITHTDEMEPLKANQRLEEMESRWFSPVAEKKVSKRNDADMQSATPMNYSMDEAAFKQAVEQVQEYIRSGDVFQVNLSVRQSQPLYAEPIEIYEQLREFNPSPYMGYFHTPQFQLVNGSPELLVKKQGKQVSTRPIAGTRSRGKSAAEDEALAKTLIENEKERAEHVMLVDLERNDLGRVCRYGTVDVNEFMVIEKYSHVMHIVSNVRGELADDRNTTDLIKATFPGGTITGAPKVRTMEIIEELEPVRRGVYTGSIGWIGFDGDTELNIAIRTMICKGGMAHVQAGAGIVIDSDPKAEFKESLKKAKALWHAKTLSEQPMKKV comes from the coding sequence ATGCATCAGGTCAAAAAATATCGTACTACCAAAACGATAGATCTTAACCAAAAGGACTGGTTTGGAAACTATCGCTCATATATAAAGGATCATACTCATCATGTCCTGTTGGAAAGTGGTCGAGGAGGACGCTATCATTTTATTGGTGCATCTCCCCGTGTCGTCTTAATCGGCAAAGACCGTGAGATGAAAATTGAAGGAGACCCAAGGATTGAAAGAATGGAAGGAGACTTGTTGGAGCTCCTTCAGGACTATTTGCAATCCTATGAGATTGTACACGAAACAGCAATGTCAGCAGACCTTCCGGATTTCAAAGGTGGAGCGATCGGATATATCAGCTATGATATGGCTCGCCAAATTGAAAAGCTACCAGAGCAGACGGAAGATGATATGGACATGCCAGATCTTTATTTCATGATCTTTGAGGATTTCGTTGTCATTGATAAAGAACAAGACAAGCTTACGTTTATCACCCATACCGACGAAATGGAGCCTTTGAAGGCAAATCAAAGGCTTGAAGAGATGGAATCCCGCTGGTTCAGTCCAGTTGCGGAGAAAAAAGTGTCCAAACGTAATGATGCAGATATGCAGTCTGCCACTCCGATGAACTATTCAATGGATGAAGCGGCTTTCAAGCAAGCCGTCGAGCAAGTGCAGGAGTATATTCGAAGTGGTGATGTCTTTCAGGTGAACTTATCTGTTCGACAATCCCAGCCCTTATACGCTGAACCGATTGAGATCTATGAACAACTAAGGGAATTCAACCCATCTCCATATATGGGATATTTCCATACGCCCCAGTTCCAGCTCGTCAACGGTTCACCAGAGCTATTGGTCAAAAAACAAGGAAAACAGGTGAGCACAAGACCGATTGCAGGAACGAGATCACGCGGCAAGTCCGCTGCAGAAGATGAAGCTCTCGCGAAAACCTTGATTGAAAACGAAAAGGAACGTGCAGAGCATGTCATGCTTGTGGATTTGGAGAGGAACGACCTTGGGCGTGTATGCCGTTATGGTACTGTCGACGTGAATGAATTCATGGTCATAGAAAAGTATTCCCATGTGATGCACATCGTTTCAAATGTAAGGGGCGAGCTTGCAGATGACCGTAATACAACGGATTTGATTAAGGCTACCTTCCCTGGTGGTACGATTACAGGTGCACCGAAAGTAAGGACGATGGAAATCATAGAGGAATTAGAGCCTGTCCGAAGAGGCGTATACACAGGATCAATCGGCTGGATCGGCTTCGACGGAGATACTGAACTGAATATCGCCATCCGAACAATGATATGTAAAGGTGGCATGGCCCATGTCCAAGCAGGAGCAGGAATTGTCATCGATTCTGATCCGAAGGCAGAATTCAAGGAAAGTCTGAAGAAAGCAAAAGCATTGTGGCATGCCAAAACCTTAAGTGAACAACCAATGAAGAAGGTGTAG
- the pabA gene encoding aminodeoxychorismate/anthranilate synthase component II — MIVMIDNYDSFTYNLVQYLGELGEELIVKRNDEITIEEIEKLDPSYLMISPGPCSPNEAGISLTAIEHFAGKIPIFGVCLGHQSIAQVFGGDVVRAERLMHGKTSPIQHDGKTIFKGMANGLTATRYHSLIVDRATLPSCFDISAETAEGEIMAIRHKTLPIEGVQFHPESIMTENGKQLLKNFIVEYGRELVCSST, encoded by the coding sequence ATGATTGTCATGATCGATAACTACGATTCCTTCACGTATAACCTTGTCCAATACCTGGGAGAGCTTGGAGAAGAATTGATCGTGAAACGGAACGATGAAATTACAATTGAAGAGATTGAAAAGCTTGATCCAAGCTATTTGATGATTTCGCCGGGACCGTGCAGTCCGAATGAAGCAGGCATCAGCCTGACTGCAATTGAACATTTCGCTGGCAAAATACCGATATTCGGGGTGTGTCTAGGACATCAATCCATCGCTCAGGTTTTCGGCGGAGATGTAGTTCGTGCAGAACGACTCATGCACGGAAAAACCTCCCCTATCCAACATGATGGGAAGACCATTTTCAAAGGGATGGCGAATGGCCTCACTGCAACACGTTATCATTCATTGATTGTTGATCGAGCGACACTACCTTCTTGCTTTGACATTTCTGCAGAGACAGCTGAAGGTGAAATCATGGCGATCCGTCATAAGACCCTACCGATAGAGGGAGTACAGTTCCACCCGGAATCGATCATGACGGAAAACGGGAAGCAGCTCCTTAAGAATTTCATTGTTGAATATGGACGTGAATTGGTATGTTCATCTACCTGA
- the hslO gene encoding Hsp33 family molecular chaperone HslO — MSDYLVKALAFNGDIRAFAVDTTEMIKEAQRRQGTLPTASAALGRAMTASTMMASMLKGEKNKLTVKIEGDGPIGVIIVDANMNGDTRGYVSNPLVHFDLNKHGKLDVARAVGRNGHLSVVKDLGMRDKFTGQVPLVSGELGEDFTYYFVSSEQIPSAVAVGVLVNPDNTILASGGFVIQVMPGAQDEMITFIEKRLENLDPVSKMIEAGHSPEQLLHNVLGEENVKILETSPVQFKCTCSRERFADAIISLGVEEIESMIQEDGKADAKCHFCNESYHYTKEDLEKLLTEAHEENNG; from the coding sequence ATGTCAGATTATCTAGTCAAAGCATTGGCATTCAACGGAGATATCCGTGCTTTTGCTGTGGATACAACGGAAATGATTAAAGAAGCACAACGCCGCCAAGGAACACTACCGACTGCTTCAGCGGCATTAGGGAGAGCAATGACCGCCTCAACAATGATGGCGTCGATGCTGAAAGGTGAAAAAAACAAATTAACAGTAAAAATAGAAGGTGACGGACCGATTGGTGTCATCATCGTTGATGCAAACATGAACGGAGACACAAGGGGCTATGTTTCGAATCCATTAGTCCACTTTGATTTGAATAAACACGGGAAGCTGGACGTGGCTCGAGCTGTCGGCAGAAATGGACACCTCTCCGTAGTAAAAGACTTAGGTATGCGAGATAAATTCACTGGACAAGTGCCGCTTGTTTCAGGAGAACTAGGAGAAGATTTTACGTATTATTTCGTTTCTTCCGAACAGATTCCTTCCGCAGTAGCAGTTGGGGTATTGGTCAATCCAGATAATACGATTCTAGCTTCCGGCGGATTTGTCATTCAGGTGATGCCAGGTGCTCAGGATGAAATGATCACCTTTATCGAGAAACGACTCGAAAATTTAGATCCGGTGTCCAAAATGATCGAAGCTGGCCACAGTCCTGAACAACTGCTTCACAACGTTCTCGGAGAAGAAAATGTGAAGATATTAGAAACTTCACCCGTTCAATTCAAATGCACATGTTCACGTGAACGTTTTGCAGATGCCATCATCAGTTTAGGTGTAGAGGAGATTGAATCAATGATTCAGGAGGATGGAAAAGCGGACGCGAAATGTCATTTCTGCAATGAATCCTATCATTATACCAAAGAAGATCTTGAGAAATTATTAACGGAAGCACACGAGGAGAACAATGGATGA
- a CDS encoding type III pantothenate kinase — MILVMDVGNTNIVLGVYDGDELKYHWRVGTSRKKSEDEYGMFISNLLTHVGLGFKDIDGIILSSVVPPLMFPLEKMCEKYFNLQPMVIGPGIKTGLNIKTENPREVGADRIVNAVAALHEYKSPMIIVDFGTATTYCYIDEQKNYLGGAISPGIGISTEALYTNAAKLPRIEITKPDHVVGKNTVSAMQAGIFYGYVGQVEGIVQRMKDQADRDAKVIATGGLAHLIGEESSIIDVVDPFLTLKGLQLIYQKNKDVH, encoded by the coding sequence ATGATTCTAGTAATGGATGTAGGGAATACAAATATCGTCCTTGGTGTATATGATGGGGATGAGTTGAAATATCACTGGCGAGTAGGGACAAGCCGTAAAAAATCGGAAGATGAATACGGAATGTTCATCTCCAATTTGTTGACGCATGTAGGGCTCGGTTTCAAGGATATCGATGGCATCATCCTGTCCTCAGTCGTTCCGCCGCTCATGTTTCCGTTGGAGAAAATGTGTGAGAAGTATTTCAACCTCCAACCAATGGTGATTGGACCTGGTATTAAGACAGGCTTGAATATCAAAACAGAAAATCCGAGAGAAGTCGGTGCCGATCGAATTGTTAATGCAGTTGCTGCATTACATGAATACAAAAGTCCGATGATTATTGTCGACTTTGGAACGGCAACGACATATTGTTATATAGATGAACAGAAAAATTATTTAGGTGGAGCGATTTCTCCGGGGATTGGGATATCAACCGAAGCGCTCTATACAAACGCTGCAAAACTACCAAGGATTGAAATTACAAAACCTGATCATGTAGTCGGAAAGAATACAGTAAGTGCGATGCAGGCTGGAATATTCTACGGATATGTCGGTCAAGTGGAAGGGATCGTGCAGCGTATGAAGGATCAAGCGGATAGGGATGCAAAGGTCATTGCTACAGGTGGACTGGCCCATCTTATTGGAGAAGAATCATCGATTATCGATGTTGTTGATCCATTCCTAACCTTAAAAGGTCTACAATTGATTTATCAAAAAAATAAAGATGTACATTAA